A genomic segment from Thamnophis elegans isolate rThaEle1 chromosome 3, rThaEle1.pri, whole genome shotgun sequence encodes:
- the APC gene encoding adenomatous polyposis coli protein isoform X3, producing MRSYGSREGSVSSRSGECSPVPMGSFPRRGFMNGSRESTGYLEELEKERSLLLAELEKEEKEKDWYYAQLQNLTKRIDSLPLTENFSLQTDMNRRQLEYEARQIRAAMEEQLGTCQDMEKRAQVRVARIQQIEKDILRIRQLLQSQVAEPERTTPSKHGASSHESERQNECQGAAEIIVATAGSSQSSTARMDHETSSVMSSNSNYSVPRRLTSHLGTKVEMVYSLLSMLGTHDKDDMSRTLLAMSSSQDSCIAMRQSGCLPLLIQLLHGNDKDSVLLGNSRGSKEARARASAALHNIIHSQPDDKRGRREIRVLHLLEQIRAYCETCWEWQEAHDQSMDQDKNPMPAPVDHQICPAVCVLMKLSFDEEHRHAMNELGGLQAIAELLQVDCEMYGLTNDHYSVTLRRYAGMALTNLTFGDVANKATLCSMKGCMRALVAQLKSESEDLQQVIASVLRNLSWRADVNSKKTLREVGSVKALMECALEVKKESTLKSVLSALWNLSAHCTENKADICAVDGALAFLVGTLTYRSQTNTLAIIESGGGILRNVSSLIATNEDHRQILRENNCLQTLLHHLKSHSLTIVSNACGTLWNLSARNAKDQEALWDLGAVSMLKNLIHSKHKMIAMGSAAALRNLMANRPAKYKDANIMSPGSSLPSLHVRKQKALEAELDAQQLSETFDNIDNLSPKTSHRNKQRHKQNLYSEYVLDGNRHEDGVCRSENFNSGNVTVLSPYLNTTVLPGSSSSSRGNTENSRSEKERSLDRDRAVGLNSYHNTAENSGNSSKRIGIQISTAATQISKAMEETANMHISQDERSSGSVTEIHSLSEDRNALRRTSTAHSHTSSYNFPKSENRACSVPYSKVEYKRASNDSLNSVSSSDGYGKRGQMKPIESYSEDEESKFCSYGQYPADLAHKIHSANHMDDNDGELDTPINYSLKYSDEQLNSGRQSPSQNERWARPKHEIEEEIKQNEQRQSRSQSGAYPVYPESGDNKHLSYQSAFGQPECVSPFRSRESSNSEQNKVGCNHGINPKVNQSLCQVDDYETDKPTNYSEHYSEEEQHEEEDHPTNYSIKYNEEAHHVDQPIDYSLRYSTEVPPAQKPSFSFSKTPSVQSTKTDHISSSSGNTSSSAASKKHNQLHPNSAQNRANHTQKPTSCKASSINQETIQTYCVEDTPICFSRCSSLSSLSSAEDETGRDHSTRVADTDNFLKIVGMKENSGNLSTAVTTNETSLASQHLRTKSNRLQTSTVSSSDSARHKAVEFSSGAKSPSKSGAQTPKSPPEHYLQETPLMFSRCTSVSSLDSFESRSIASSVQSEPCSGMISGIISPSDLPDSPGQTMPPSRSKTPPPTQVPQVKREAAKAKVSNTEKRESGPKQTAVNTAVQRVQVMQDADTLLHFATESTPDGFSCSSSLSALSLDEPFIQKDVELRIMPPVHENDHVNEAELEQSNDTKDNIEKDTKESTEIEKDILDDSDEDDIEILEECIISAMPTKSSRKAKKPSQVTASKIPPPVARKPSHLPVYKLLPSQSRLHSQKHVTFTPGDDMPRVYCVEGTPINFSTATSLSDLTIESPPNELASTGIAVSGIESAEIEKRDTIPTEGRNTEDAQRGKSSSAVGLNDDKTEEGDDILAECINSAMPKGKSHKPFRVKKIMDQIQLVSTPSSNTKNQLEIEKKKPTSPVKPMPQSNEYRARLRKNVESKNNFSSERNNENKETKKQTLENNSKDFNDKLPNNEERTRGNFAFDSPHHYTPIEGTPYCFSRNDSLSSLEFDDDVDLSKEKAELRKGKNNEIEANSNTEYSSNQQSVTIPQAGQKHSSTGRNHPKPLGQNQTSFCPSAKDITSTDEKTQNFAIENTPVCFSRNSSLSSLSDIDQENNNSKESEPVEQIEPPEKHIEPTRAPVSGYAPKSFHVEDTPVCFSRNSSLSSLSIDSEDDLLQECISSAMPKKKKPSRSKGDNEKFSSRNTGGILAENLTLDLKDIQRPDSENGFSPDSENFDWKAIQEGANSIVSCLHQAAAAASLSRQASSDSDSILSLKSGISLGSPFHLTPDQEEKPFTCNKGPRIIKPGDKSTLENKKSECESKGIKGGKKVYKSMITGKARSNSELTSHLKQPLQTNMPSISRGRTMIHIPGVRNSSSSTSPVSKKGPQLKNAASKSPNESQSSTSSPRVVKPSMKSDPSPISRQPSQQVISSKGPSRSGSRDSTPSRPQQQPLSRPLQSPGRNSISPGRNGISPPNKLSQLPRTASPSTASNKSSGSGRMAYTSPGRQMNQQTVAKQTGLPKSTSGIPRSESASKGLNQNCNISGSNKKTELSRMSSTKSSGSESDRSERPVLVRQSTFIKETPSPTLRRKLEESVSFESLSPSRPDSPTQSQTQTPVLSPSLPDMSLSAHSAIQASGWRKLPPNLSPSLEYSDGRPTKRHDITRSHSESPSRLPINRSGTWKREHSKHSSSLPRVSTWRRTGSSSSILSASSESSEKAKSEDEKQHVTSFSGLKQGKENQAPTKGTWRKIKENEIPQIMTSPPQNMSPSPTNGADSKTLIYQMAPAVSKTEDVWVRIEDCPINNPRSGKSPTGNSPPIIDSGSEKSSINNKDSKDLHGNVPIRTMGLETRLNSFTQSDGPDKKGTETKIVLSSSTAAPETSENTLTERTPFSSSSSSKHSSPSGAVAARVTPFNYNPSPRKSSIDNSSVRPSQIPTPATNSTKKRDSKTESTDSNGAQSPKRHSGSYLVTSV from the exons GAgcttgaaaaggaagaaaaagaaaaagactggTATTATGCTCAGCTTCAGAATTTGACTAAAAGGATAGATAGTCTTCCTCTTACTGAAAAT TTTTCATTGCAGACTGACATGAATAGAAGGCAATTGGAATATGAGGCAAGACAGATCAGAGCTGCCATGGAAGAACAACTTGGTACATGTCAGGACATGGAGAAGAGAGCACAG GTGCGAGTAGCTAGAATTCAACAAATTGAGAAAGATATTCTGCGTATAAGACAGCTATTGCAATCCCAGGTTGCTGAGCCAGAG AGAACAACTCCAAGCAAGCATGGTGCAAGTTCGCATGAATCTGAAAGGCAAAATGAATGTCAAGGAGCAGCTGAAATCATTGTGGCAACTGCTGGCAGTAGCCAG AGTTCAACTGCTCGGATGGACCATGAAACATCCAGTGTTATGAGTTCTAATAGTAATTACTCTGTTCCTCGAAGACTGACAAGTCACTTGGGTACCAAG GTTGAAATGGTGTATTCACTGCTGTCAATGTTGGGCACTCATGATAAAGATGATATGTCACGAACATTGCTAGCCATGTCTAGCTCCCAGGATAGCTGCATAGCTATGCGCCAGTCTGGATGTCTTCCTCTTCTCATTCAACTTTTGCATGGCAATGATAAAGACTCTGTATTGTTGGGCAACTCTCGTGGAAGTAAAGAAGCTCGTGCCAGAGCCAGTGCAGCACTACATAATATCATTCATTCCCAGCCTGATGATAAACGAGGCAGACGAGAAATACGTGTTCTCCATCTTCTAGAACAAATCCGAGCTTACTGTGAAACTTGTTGGGAATGGCAGGAAGCACATGATCAGAGCATGGACCAAGATAAAAATCCAA TGCCAGCTCCAGTTGACCATCAGATCTGTCCTGCGGTATGTGTTTTAATGAAGCTTTCATTTGATGAAGAGCATAGGCATGCAATGAATGAACTTG GGGGTTTACAAGCCATTGCAGAATTGCTACAGGTAGATTGTGAAATGTATGGGCTTACTAATGACCATTATAGTGTCACATTAAGACGATACGCTGGAATGGCTCTAACAAATTTAACTTTTGGAGATGTAGCCAACAAG GCGACTTTGTGTTCTATGAAGGGATGCATGAGAGCTTTAGTAGCCCAGTTAAAATCTGAAAGTGAAGATTTGCAGCAG GTTATTGCAAGTGTTTTAAGAAATTTGTCTTGGCGGGCAGATGTGAATAGTAAGAAGACACTACGAGAGGTTGGGAGTGTGAAAGCACTGATGGAATGTGCTTTGGAAGTTAAAAAG GAATCTACGCTGAAAAGTGTATTGAGTGCCTTATGGAATCTATCAGCGCATTGCACTGAGAATAAAGCTGATATATGTGCAGTGGATGGTGCTCTTGCCTTTTTGGTTGGCACACTGACATACCGAAGCCAAACAAATACTTTAGCCATCATTGAAAGTGGAGGGGGAATTCTTCGTAATGTGTCTAGTTTGATTGCTACAAATGAGGACCATAG GCAAATACTGAGAGAGAATAACTGCTTGCAAACCCTCTTACATCATTTGAAGTCTCACAGTTTGACAATAGTCAGTAATGCATGTGGAACTTTGTGGAACCTGTCTGCACGGAATGCAAAGGACCAGGAAGCGTTATGGGACTTGGGAGCAGTCAGTATGCTCAAAAATCTCATACATTCGAAGCACAAAATGATAGCCATGGGGAGTGCTGCAGCTCTAAGAAATTTAATGGCAAACAGACCTGCAAAATACAAAGATGCTAATATTATGTCTCCAGGTTCAAGCTTGCCATCTCTTCATGTCAGAAAGCAAAAAGCACTGGAAGCAGAATTAGATGCTCAACAATTATCTGAGACTTTTGACAACATTGATAATTTAAGTCCCAAAACATCTCACCGCAATAAACAAAGACATAAACAGAATCTTTACAGTGAGTATGTTTTGGATGGTAATCGCCATGAAGATGGAGTGTGCAGATCAGAAAACTTTAACAGTGGAAATGTGACTGTACTTTCACCATATTTAAATACTACAGTATTGCCTGGCTCCTCCTCATCAAGCAGAGGAAATACAGAGAATTCTCGTTCTGAAAAAGAACGGAGTTTAGATAGGGACCGTGCAGTGGGATTGAACAGCTACCATAACACAGCAGAAAATTCTGGCAACTCTTCTAAACGAATAGGAATACAAATTTCTACTGCTGCTACCCAGATTTCAAAAGCAATGGAGGAAACAGCAAATATGCACATATCACAAGATGAAAGAAGCAGTGGATCTGTAACAGAAATTCATAGTTTGTCGGAAGACAGAAATGCTTTAAGAAGAACTTCTACTGCTCACTCACACACAAGTAGttataactttccaaaatctGAGAACAGGGCATGTTCTGTACCATATTCAAAAGTAGAGTATAAAAGAGCTTCTAATGATAGTTTAAACAGTGTCAGTAGCAGTGATGGGTATGGTAAAAGAGGACAAATGAAGCCTATAGAATCTTATTCTGAAGACGAAGAAAGTAAATTTTGCAGTTATGGACAGTATCCTGCTGATTTAGCTCATAAAATACACAGTGCTAATCACATGGACGATAATGATGGGGAACTGGATACTCCAATAAACTACAGTTTGAAATATTCTGATGAACAATTGAATTCTGGAAGGCAGAGCCCATCTCAGAATGAAAGATGGGCAAGACCTAAGcatgaaatagaagaagaaataaaacagaatgaGCAAAGGCAGTCCAGAAGTCAAAGTGGAGCATATCCTGTATATCCTGAGAGTGGTGATAATAAACACCTAAGTTATCAATCAGCTTTTGGACAGCCAGAATGTGTCTCTCCTTTCAGATCAAGAGAATCCAGTAATTCAGAACAAAACAAAGTAGGATGTAATCATGGAATAAATCCCAAAGTCAATCAGTCCTTGTGTCAGGTGGATGATTATGAGACTGATAAGCCTACAAATTATAGTGAGCATTATTCTGAAGAGGAACAGCATGAGGAAGAAGATCATCCAACTAATTACAGCATAAAATACAATGAAGAGGCGCACCATGTGGATCAGCCAATTGATTACAGTCTTCGATATTCAACAGAGGTTCCTCCTGCACAGAAACcatctttttcattttcaaaaactCCATCGGTACAGAGTACTAAAACAGATCATATTTCGTCAAGCAGTGGAAATACATCATCATCTGCTGCATCCAAAAAACATAACCAACTTCATCCAAATTCTGCTCAGAATAGGGCAAATCATACTCAGAAGCCTACATCCTGCAAAGCATCCTCCATTAACCAGGAAACAATACAAACTTACTGTGTAGAAGATACACCAATATGTTTTTCAAGATGTAGCTCTCTGTCATCTTTATCATCAGCTGAAGATGAAACAGGACGTGATCATTCCACACGGGTAGCTGATACTGATAACTTTCTGAAGATAGTTGGAATGAAAGAAAACAGTGGGAATCTGTCAACAGCAGTAACAACTAATGAAACCTCATTAGCTTCCCAGCATCTTAGAACAAAATCAAATAGACTTCAGACTTCCACTGTTTCTTCCTCTGATTCAGCAAGACATAAAGCTGTTGAGTTTTCTTCGGGTGCCAAGTCTCCTTCAAAAAGTGGTGCCCAAACTCCCAAGAGCCCACCAGAACATTATTTACAGGAGACTCCGCTCATGTTTAGCAGATGTACCTCTGTGAGTTCCTTGGATAGTTTTGAGAGCCGTTCAATTGCTAGCTCTGTTCAAAGTGAGCCATGTAGTGGGATGATAAGTGGTATAATAAGCCCAAGTGATCTTCCAGATAGTCCTGGGCAGACAATGCCACCCAGCAGGAGTAAAACTCCCCCACCTACCCAAGTGCCCCAAGTAAAGAGAGAAGCAGCCAAAGCAAAAGTATCCAACACTGAAAAGAGAGAATCTGGACCAAAACAAACAGCTGTAAATACAGCTGTTCAAAGGGTGCAGGTAATGCAAGATGCTGACACTTTGTTACACTTTGCAACAGAAAGTACACCAGATGGATTTTCTTGTTCATCAAGTCTGAGTGCTTTAAGTCTTGATGAACCGTTTATACAGAAAGATGTGGAATTGAGAATAATGCCTCCTGTGCATGAAAATGATCATGTAAATGAAGCAGAACTTGAACAATCAAATGATACAAAGGATAATAtagaaaaagatacaaaagaatccACTGAAATAGAGAAAGATATTCTAGATGATTCAGATGAAGATGATATTGAAATATTGGAGGAGTGTATTATTTCTGCTATGCCAACTAAGTCTTCACGTAAAGCCAAAAAGCCTTCGCAGGTAACTGCTTCTAAAATACCTCCACCTGTAGCCAGAAAGCCAAGCCATTTGCCTGTATATAAACTTCTTCCTTCTCAGAGCAGATTACATTCCCAAAAGCATGTTACATTTACCCCTGGTGATGACATGCCACGTGTTTATTGTGTTGAGGGAACACCAATAAATTTTTCAACAGCTACATCTCTGAGTGATCTAACAATAGAATCACCTCCAAATGAACTGGCCAGTACAGGGATTGCTGTTTCAGGAATTGAATCAGCTGAAATTGAAAAGAGGGATACAATTCCCACAGAAGGAAGAAATACGGAAGATGCTCAAAGGGGAAAAAGCAGCTCAGCTGTTGGGTTGAATGATGACAAAACAGAGGAAGGTGATGATATTCTTGCAGAATGTATTAATTCTGCTATGCCAAAAGGGAAAAGTCACAAACCTTTCAGAGTGAAAAAGATAATGGATCAGATCCAGCTAGTATCTACACCATCCTCAAATACTAAAAATCAACtagaaatagagaaaaagaaaccaaCGTCACCAGTAAAGCCTATGCCACAAAGCAATGAGTACAGAGCACGCTTAAGAAAAAATGTAgaatcaaaaaataattttagcagTGAAAGAAATAATGAGAATAAAGAGACAAAGAAGCAGACTCTTGAAAATAATTCAAAAGATTTTAATGATAAACTTCCAAATAATGAAGAGCGTACAAGAGGAAACTTTGCATTCGATTCTCCCCACCACTACACTCCAATTGAAGGAACCCCATATTGTTTTTCTCGAAATGACTCTTTGAGTTCCTTGGAATTTGATGATGATGTAGATCTTTCAAAAGAAAAGGCAGAActgagaaaggggaaaaacaatGAAATTGAAGCCAACTCCAATACAGAATATAGTTCAAATCAGCAATCAGTCACTATACCACAAGCTGGCCAAAAGCACTCTTCAACTGGAAGAAATCACCCCAAACCTTTGGGGCAAAATCAGACCTCTTTTTGTCCATCAGCCAAAGACATTACATCTACAGATGAAAAAACGCAGAATTTTGCAATAGAAAATACACCTGTTTGTTTCTCTCGTAATTCCTCTCTCAGTTCTCTCAGTGATATTGATCAGGAAAACAACAATAGCAAAGAAAGTGAACCTGTAGAACAAATAGAACCACCTGAGAAACACATAGAGCCAACTAGAGCACCAGTTTCTGGATATGCTCCTAAATCATTTCATGTGGAAGATACACCTGTATGCTTTTCAAGGAACAGCTCCCTTAGTTCTCTTAGTATTGATTCAGAAGATGATCTTTTGCAGGAATGTATTAGTTCAGCCATGCCTAAAAAGAAAAAGCCATCAAGGTCAAAGGGGGATAATGAAAAATTTAGTTCTAGAAACACTGGAGGCATTTTAGCAGAAAATCTCACATTAGATTTGAAAGATATACAAAGGCCTGATTCAGAGAACGGTTTCTCACCCGATTCAGAGAACTTTGATTGGAAAGCTATTCAAGAAGGTGCAAATTCTATAGTTAGCTGTTTACATCAAGCTGCTGCAGCAGCATCACTATCTAGACAAGCTTCCTCAGATTCAGATTCAATCCTTTCATTAAAATCAGGAATTTCCTTAGGATCACCATTTCATCTTACACCAGATCAAGAAGAAAAACCTTTTACTTGTAATAAGGGTCCAAGAATTATTAAACCAGGAGATAAGAGTACACTGGAAAATAAGAAAAGTGAGTGTGAAAGTAAAGGAattaaaggaggaaagaaagtttATAAAAGCATGATTACAGGTAAAGCTCGTTCTAATTCTGAACTTACAAGTCATTTAAAACAGCCCTTGCAAACAAATATGCCCTCTATTTCCCGAGGAAGAACAATGATTCATATTCCTGGAGTTCGAAATAGTTCTTCAAGTACAAGTCCAGTTTCTAAAAAAGGACCACAACTTAAGAATGCAGCATCCAAAAGTCCTAATGAAAGCCAAAGTTCTACTAGCTCTCCAAGAGTTGTCAAACCATCTATGAAATCTGACCCAAGCCCTATATCTAGACAGCCATCTCAACAGGTTATTTCAAGTAAAGGACCTTCTAGATCAGGATCTAGAGATTCTACACCTTCTAGACCACAACAGCAACCATTAAGTAGGCCTCTGCAGTCTCCTGGCAGAAACTCAATTTCACCAGGTAGAAATGGCATAAGTCCTCCCAATAAGCTTTCCCAGCTGCCAAGAACAGCATCGCCAAGTACAGCTTCCAATAAGTCATCAGGTTCAGGAAGAATGGCATACACATCACCAGGCAGACAAATGAACCAGCAAACTGTAGCAAAACAAACAGGATTGCCTAAAAGTACCAGTGGAATTCCTAGAAGTGAATCTGCCTCAAAAGGATTAAATCAAAATTGTAATATCAGTGGATCAAATAAAAAGACTGAGTTATCTAGAATGTCATCAACCAAATCAAGTGGGAGTGAATCTGACCGATCAGAGAGACCTGTTTTAGTACGTCAGTCAACTTTTATTAAAGAAACCCCAAGTCCTACTTTAAGAAGGAAATTAGAAGAGTCTGTCTCCTTTGAATCTTTGTCACCTTCTAGACCAGACTCCCCAACCCAGTCCCAAACACAGACTCCAGTTTTAAGTCCATCGCTTCCTGACATGTCTTTATCTGCTCACTCAGCCATCCAAGCCAGTGGCTGGAGAAAATTACCTCCTAACCTGAGTCCATCTTTAGAATACAGTGATGGGAGGCCAACAAAACGGCATGACATAACTCGATCTCATTCTGAGAGTCCATCCAGATTGCCAATTAACAGATCAGGAACATGGAAGCGTGAACACAGTAAACATTCTTCATCACTTCCTCGTGTAAGTACTTGGCGAAGGACAGGAAGTTCTTCCTCAATTCTTTCAGCTTCTTCAGAATCCAGTGAAAAGgcaaaaagtgaggatgaaaagCAACATGTAACTTCTTTTTCTGGACTCAAACAAGGTAAAGAAAATCAAGCACCAACCAAAGGGACttggagaaaaataaaggaaaatgaaattccTCAAATAATGACAAGTCCTCCTCAGAATATGTCACCCAGTCCCACCAATGGTGCTGATTCAAAAACTCTAATTTATCAGATGGCCCCTGCGGTCTCTAAAACAGAGGATGTATGGGTGAGGATTGAGGACTGTCCTATTAATAATCCAAGGTCTGGAAAATCTCCAACAGGAAATAGTCCCCCCATTATTGACAGTGGTTCAGAGAAAAGTAGCATAAATAATAAAGATTCAAAAGATCTTCATGGAAATGTTCCTATTCGCACCATGGGTTTAGAAACGCGATTGAATTCATTTACCCAATCTGATGGTCCAGACAAGAAAGGAACTGAAACTAAAATTGTTCTAAGCAGCTCTACAGCTGCCCCAGAGACTAGTGAAAACACTCTGACTGAGCGCACACCATTTAGTTCTAGCAGCTCAAGTAAACACAGCTCACCAAGTGGTGCTGTTGCAGCACGTGTGACGCCTTTTAACTATAATCCAAGCCCCAGAAAAAGTAGTATAGATAACAGTTCTGTTCGACCATCGCAGATACCAACACCAGCAACTAACAGTACAAAAAAACGAGACTCAAAGACTGAAAGTACAGATTCGAATGGTGCACAAAGCCCTAAACGCCATTCAGGGTCTTATCTGGTGACTTCTGTTTAA